The following DNA comes from Simkania negevensis Z.
TGTAGAAGGTCAAGCCAAACTGGAAACGCTCTTTTATTCTCCTTCCCATTTTTTAGGGTCGAATGAAAACAATTTGATCGAAAGGATTCTTTCTTTAAATGTCGAAGTCATTGAAGTGAGCAAAGAGGTCTTTGAAAAGCTCTCCTATCGTGATCGCCCAGATGGACTCCTTGCAATTGCCTTGCAACAGCATTTATCACTTGAAGAGCTGTCGCTTGGAGAAGTTCCTTTTATTTTAGTCGCAGAAGCGATCGAAAAGCCTGGGAACTTAGGTTCAATTCTCCGCTCTTGTGATGCTGTAGGAGTCGATGCCTTACTTTTGTGTGACAGGACAACTGATGTGCACAACCCCAATGTTGTGCGGTCTAGCGTTGGAACTTTATTTACGGTGCCTATTGTTGAGACGACATCCGAAGCGGCTTTGATGTGGCTAAATGAACAGAAGATTCCTATTATTTCTTCTTCACCTAATGCCCCAAATATTTACACAGAAGTTGATCAAACAGGCCCAGTCGCTCTTGCTGTTGGAACAGAGCAATTGGGGCTTTCTGAAACATGGATTGACGCA
Coding sequences within:
- a CDS encoding TrmH family RNA methyltransferase yields the protein MDKITSLQNPKVKGAVKLRERREREKTQTFLIEGYRELLRAVEGQAKLETLFYSPSHFLGSNENNLIERILSLNVEVIEVSKEVFEKLSYRDRPDGLLAIALQQHLSLEELSLGEVPFILVAEAIEKPGNLGSILRSCDAVGVDALLLCDRTTDVHNPNVVRSSVGTLFTVPIVETTSEAALMWLNEQKIPIISSSPNAPNIYTEVDQTGPVALAVGTEQLGLSETWIDAASKLVKIPMLGHADSLNVAAATTLLLYEVIRQRTHLSR